TCGACCTGCGGATTGAGGTACACTCGCCGCTCTCCGAGGTACACGCCTCGGGTGGCCCAGGTGATCGCGCCCGCCGCGAGGAGCCGCGTGTGCAGCAGGGACGCGCTGCCGTCCATGGCAAATGCCAGATTCTCCCGTCCGTCCGAAGATGTCTTGATGACGGCGAGGGCGTCCCCGTCCGGAGTGACGAGCAGCGGGACGGCATCCTCGGTGGCCCTGGAGAGATAGAGCCAGGCGTTGCGGATCGGGATGTCGGCGTTGGGATTCAGGTAGGAAAAGATCCGGCGGCCCGCCGGCGTCAGGTGGCCGCTCTTGGCGAGCATGCCGGCGCTGGACGGGAGGTGAAGCCCGTACTCGGGGGTCGGGTACGTGTACATCGTGACCTGACGGATATGGAACTGCGTCTCGAAGTGCTCGAGGGTCTCCCAGTCTTTTGGCCCGAACGCGGTGACGTTCGCCGCGCCGTTCCAGTAGGTCAACGTGTTCGTCGCCAATATCACGGCATAGTACCGCGCGGTCGTCCCCTGCACAAGCTTCTCAGGCGTCAGCGGCCCGTCGCGGCGAGTGACGAAGGCCTGCGCCGGGATCCCGAGCTCGTCGAGCGCGGCCATGGCTGCCCCGAACGCGGGTTCCGTGCCATCCGCCGAGATGACGAGCACCCGCATGGTCATCGGCCCCGGCCCGCCACCCTGAGGCGTCCCGAGGGCAGATGGGAGCGGTTCCGGCGAAAGAGGCGCCGCCGTTTGGGGGAGGGGCGCCGATCCTCCGGACAACGGCAGTTCCCCTGGGAGGACATCGTGCCGGTGGGGGGTGATCCCCGCCGCGTGGCCCGCCGCCAACGCCAGAATGAGGAGGAACCCTGCGCTTACGCGTACACTGCTGCGGTACATGGCATCGCGCTCCTTATGATGAGATGTAGAAGAATGCACTTAGAATGCCGCATAGTAGTATCGGTCTATGTTGCGAACGAGCCGGTTTGCCCGCCAAATCGCCAATTCGCTGAGGGTCGTGGCGGCACCGATGAGCGCGAGGGCAAGCCATCCGGCCGTCCCGCGCTGAACCATGAGGAGTCCTTCGCCGCACTGGAGGATAAGGCCGCACACCAAGACCCCGCCGGCGTCGCGGAGCGCACCCAGACCGGTCAGCATGCCAAAGGAGAACAAGAACCCCGGCAGCGCCACGATCAACCCGACCACCGTGATCCGGAACACCAAAAACGTCGGGGCGTCCATGCCACCCCAGGGTGCCCCGCCGGTCGCGGCCAGGAGTACAATGGCGGCCGCGGCCCCAAACCACCGGCACCGCCACAACATCTGCGAGAAGCGGGTGACCGCTCGGGTTCTGAGTTCGGTCACTCCGAGGATCTCCGTCCTCATCATCTGTTCGCGCAGGCCCTGGTAGTAGCGATGGAGGCCCCAGGATGCGGCGATAGCCACCGGGACGATGCCAAGGATGCCGAGGTCCACTCCCGACTCAAACACCTGGCGCTCCGCCGGCGAGAGCATCCATGCGATCGGACGCGTGGCAAACAGAAACAGATAGTATAATACCCCGGTGGCGAACCACGGCGCCGCGTCGAGCCACACGACGAGCCACCGGGTCCGCCCGAGGCCATGCGAACCACGCGACACAGGGAGATCCGCTCCCGCCACCACGCCGACGCGAACACCACCGAGCAGCGAACGGCTCCGGGCGAGGCTCCCCAGCCACAACGCGGTCAGGCCGACCAACTGAGCCAAGATGATCGCCTGCGCGGCATCGGTGCCGGCGTGCACGAGACGCGCGTACGTCAATGCGAGCAGGCCCACCCCGATGCCGGTCGTGAGCACCAGGCCGGCCACGTCGTTCAGCGCGATGAGAGGTACCACGGCTACACGGTAGTTCCCGTGCAACACGAAATAGCCGGCGGCGACGAGTGGGGCGAGATGATCGTAAGGATGCATCTTCCAGATTCCTGCCGTGACGGCCAACGCCCCGATGGACATGACGCCGCCGCCCGCCCACACGGCCCGATGGAAGAACGCCTGGGCCTGCGTAAAGTCCCGCTGCGCGGTGTGAAAGAGCAACCGCCGTGTGATGGCGTACTGGAACCCGCCGCTCACGATGAGGCTGCCCAGAATGCCGACCGTGAGGGCCTGCGCGAGTGCGAACGGCGCGTTGTCCGCAGACCAGACAGACCGTCCCCAGGCGATCATCAGGGCCACCATGACGAGCCATACCGCCTGCTGGGCGATCACCGCCATTACCGGGGACGACGCGTCCGGACGCGCGGGCTGGGTCTTCCTGGATTGGGAGCGGGCCGCGCCCGCGGTCCCCAGAAACTCGATGCGGCCGAAGACCTCGCGAGCGAGTGCGAAGACGTCGGCCCACCCGGCCTCTTTGGCCCGCCGGTCAGAGTACCCGAGCACTTCGAGGACGACCGCCACGGCGAACGGGCCGCCCGGGCTGGGGTCGATCTCACAGACGGTGCGCGCCAGGCGCTCCGGCAGGAGACGACGCTCCAACAGCGGCCGGCTAATGAACGGCGAGGTGCTGATAGACATCCTGATACGCCTGAATCATCTGGTGAAGTTGGTACTGCTGTACCGCGCGATCGCGTGCGCGCGCGCCGTACTCGCGCCGGTCCGCGTCGTCTTGAAGGGCCGCCACGATCGCCATCCCCAGCGACTTCGGGGAGCGTGGAGGGACCAGGACGCCGCATCCCTCCAAGGCTTCGCGGACTCCTCCGACGTCGGTGGCGACGACCATCTTGCCACAGGCCATCGCCTCAATCACCCCGAACGGGAAACCCTCCGAAAGGCTTGGGCTGACCACGACGTCGGCCTCGCGGTAGGCGGCCTCGGGCTGCTGCGTGGCCTGTTCCAGGGTGACTGCGTGCTCCAGGCCGAGGTCCTTGATCCGGGCGACACACAACTGCCGGTACGCCGGATCCGTCGCCTCGCCGTAGATCCGGCACCGGGCCTGCGTGATCCGTCGGTGCACGTACGCCATGGCCTCGATGAAATTGAGGGTGTCCTTCAGGCGATCCACCCGTCCCACCGAGATCACCGTGGGGACGGAGTGCGGAGCCTCCCGCACGGGGGAGAAGCGCGTGGTGTCGACGCCGTTGTAGATGACGCGCACCTTGGCGGGCGGGACTCCCATCGCGACCTCCCACCGACTGTTGAAGTGGCACACCGGCGTCACCAGGTCGGCAAACGCGTAGTTCAGGCGGACGAGCGCGTGCTCAAAGTTGGCGAGAAAGACCTTCTGCGGCGTCGACCCCTCTTCGTTGATGAGGTCTAGCAGCCGCTCCCGATAGTAGACCCCGTGCTCGGTGAGGAGAAACGGCACGCCATGCACGATTTTGGCCAGGACCGCGGGCACGCCGGCGATTCCGGCGACCGCCGCGTGGGCGACATCCACCCGCTCGACGGGTGCGGTGAGCACGCGAAGATGACGCTCGAGACGCCGGCAGAGCCCGATCGTGTCCATGACGGACAGCCGGCCGAATAACGGGTCGCTCGTCAAGACACGCACAAAGGTATCCCATACGGCCGGGTGCCGCATCGTCGCGTAGAAGTCGACCTTTCTGAAGAACCGGGACAGCCCGGCCAGCGCCAGCCCGAGCGCCCAGGGGTCCGGGGCCCCCCGCATGCATTGGGTCACCACGGTCTCGTAGGGCGCCAGGAAGTCGCGGCCGAACTCGCGCACTCTCACCCGGCGGTAGCGAGCGGCGACGCTCCGCGGAGGCAGGCCGGGGAACTCCTCCGGACGCCCGACCCCCCAGAGCGGGATCGTCGTCAGCCGCACGTCTCGCCGCAGGGGAAACCGCGGGGTGACGTTCGGATTCGAGACGATGCTCGTCAGCCGGAACTCCACCGCGGGGAGGCCGGTGATCAACTGGTGCGCCCATACCGACACGCCGCCCCGAAAGTATGGGTACGTCCCGGAGACCGATAACAAGACTTTCATCACTGTGCCAAGGCGTCCCGGAGGTGCGCGGGGAGAACGTCGAGTCCGTCCACCGGCAACGCGAAGTGGACGTTGAGGTCGGTCGCGCACCGGCGCATCTCTTCCGCCTCGTTCGGGAGCCCGGCCCTCGCGTACTGGGCGGCGGCGCGTTCGTACGACCACGCGGCCTCCCGGATGGACCAGGTCATCGCCTCTTCGGCGTGCCTGCGGAAGAGCTCGGCCGCGCGTTGCCGTTCAGACAACGCCAGGGCGTGGTCTCCGAGGCGCGCCGTGATCTCTGCGGAGGCCGCGCGCGCCACCGCCACCCGGCCGTGATGCCCGCGTCCGTTCTGTTGATCGATGTCCTGTTGATAGAGCCGCCGGGCGTCGGCCAGCTGCCCCTGCTGTTCCAGGCGCTCGGCCTTGAGCCAGGGGTTGTCATCCCGCTGAAGACGGGTGACCCACACCGGAACGCGACCGTTGGTGGCCTTGGGGGCCGGATCTCCCCCGAGCAGTCGCGCCAGCTTTGAGAACACCTTCGCTGTTGTCACATCGGGAGATTACGACGGGGCCCATTCTTTCGACTTCGTCTTTTATGCCAAATCGAGCTATTAGACGAATGAACCCTCATCCATCTTTGGATACCCGTCGACGTCCGCCGGATGAGGCGAAATACCGTGGAGCATGAGGTTCGATGGAAGTTCTCCGCATGTCAGGGGAGAGCCGTCAGGCGGCGGGGCCCCTTCTTGCGGGTGCGGCGCTTGGGCGGCTCCGTCTCGAGGACGGCCTCGGCGATCCAGATCGAGAGGAGGACGTCGAGCGCGCTGATGGTCTTCGGCACGAGTTCCTTTGGGACGATCGGCGATCGCGACTTGGGCGGCTTGCGGTATGTCGATGCAAGGCTTGCCGAGTATGAGTAGTACTTCATGAAGGCCCCCTGACTCCGGACGCTCATTGTGAGATACCATGAGGCAGCGGGGAACCACTTCGTCCGTCGGGCGGTTTTTTAATCCCGTTTGGATGAGAGGCCGGAAACGACGCGGGTTCATCTGAGGATCGCAAATCCTTCAAACGATCGGTTGGCGGAGGGGCCGTTTTCATCCAGGATGGAGGGGAGACGAGGCCGGAGGGGTGAACGAACCGTGGCGCAGAGGGTCTCGCGACTTGTGGCGTTCGTGATGTTGTTTCTACTCGCGGTGCTGACCGGGATGCTGGTGCCGCCGTCGTGGGTCGTTACTCGGTAATCTCCAAGTCCATGGTGAGGAACATCTCCACGATCTGAGGATCGAAGTCTTTTCCGATATGCTCGCAGATATACTCGTGGGCTTCCTCGCGCGTCCAGGCGTCCCGGTAGGGCCGGTTTGAACACAGCGCATCCCAGACGTCCACGACGGAGAAGATTCGCGCGGGGAGGGGAATCTGATCGCCCTTGAGCCCCCGCGGATACCCGGTGCCGTCCCACTTTTCATGGTGGCAGTACGGGATATCCAACGCGGGGCGCAGGTGGGAGATCGGCGACAGCAACGCGTACGCGTACACCGGGTGGCGTCGCACGATCTGCCATTCCTCCTCGGTGAGCGACCCGGGCTTCAGTAAAATCGCGTCGGGAACCAGCATGGTGCCAATGTCGTGAAGCAGTGCCCCGCGGTAGACGTGGACCAGCTCATCATCGGGCATCCCGATCATCCGCCCCAGTCTCACCGTCCACTCGGCCACGCGTTTCGTGTGGCCCTCGGCCTGCTGGTCGCGGAGGTCCAGCGCGCGTGCCCAGCCGGCGATGATGTCGTCGTACGCGACCCGTAGCTCGCCGCGCAATTGTTCGACGAGGTTGACGAGTTTGGGCCCTTCGATCTGTGCTTCCCTGGTTGGGCTCCCCATCTCTACCAGGTGTGTGCCCACACCGGCCGTCATTTAGCGCCGGGCCGCGCCCGGGTGTGCAGGCCCGGCCCGTGGGCGGTGGAGGGATTGTCGGCGCACGCCTCGTAGCCTCCCTCGGTGCATCTCACCGACGCAGTGGCCATCGTGACGGGGGGGACCGGAGGGTTAGGTCGCCGTATCTGCCGGTCCCTGGCTCAGCACGGCGTTCGTGTGGCCGTGTGCTACCAACACCGAGGGGCCGAAGCCGAAATCGTCGCCCGGGAGGTGCGGGATCTCCGGGGACAGGCTGCGCCCTTTCAGGTGGACGTGCTTCACGCAGACTCCGTGGAGCGCCTCATGGCCGACGTGCTCCGGGTGTTTGGCCGCGTCGATATTCTCGTGAACGATGCCGCATACAACAAATGGATTCCTTTCCCGCAATTGACGGACCTGAGCTTGGAAGACTGGAATCGCATCTTGACGACGAACCTCACCGGGCCGTTCATCTGCAGCAAGGCGGTGGCCCCAATCATGAAGCGCCAGGGTGGGGGGCGAATCGTCAACGTCTCCTCCATCGCGGGATTCGGTCCGACGGGCTCTTCGATCGCCTACGCCGTGTCGAAGGCGGGGTTGAATCACCTCACTCGGTGCATGGCGGTTGCCCTGGCTCCGGAGATCCTGGTCAACGGGGTGGCTCCGGGGTTCATGGAAGGCACGCGGATGAGCGAGAATCTCGCCCCCCAGTACCGCGAGCGGGCGACGCAGGGAGCACTGCTCCAGCGCGCCACCGACAAGGACGATGTGGCGGCGCTCGTCGTCGAATTCTGCCGCACCGACAGCATCACAGGGCAGACGCTCGTTGTGGATGCGGGGCGTGTATTTCACTGACGGACGCTCAGCCAGAGGCCCCGTGCTCTTGAGCAGGTGAACGGCGAGCGGACCGGCCCCGCCGTCATCTATATATTCTCCCTCACCTACGTACTGGTGTGGAACATCGCCACGCCCTTCATTCCCCTCTACCTGACGGCGCACGGCGCCACGCCCACCGCGGTCGGGATTGTTGTGAGCCTCTCCGGCCTCCTGCCGCTCTTCTTCGCCGTGCACGTCGGTGCCCTGGTGGACGTCCACGGTCCCGCGCCGGTCGGGAAGTGGTCCGTCGTCACGGAGACCATCGCGTGCGCGATCCTGGCGGCGGTCCCCGGGGCGACGGGGGTGGCCGTGGGCTACGCGCTCTTGGGACTCGGGAATCTCGGGCTGACGGTGGCGACCCAACTCGCCGTGGCCGAGTTCAGCCCTCCCGCGTCGCGGGCACGCAACTACGGCTACTACAGCTCGTGGATCTCGGCGGGCATGGTCTTGGGCCCGATCGTGGGCGGCTTGCTGGTAGATTTCCGAGGATATCAGGCGGTGTTCATCACAGTGGTGGCCCTCATGATTCCGTCCTTTGTGCTGGCCGGCCTGGTGAAGCCCCGGGCGCGGTCGTCCCTGCCGGCCACCAGGGTGTGGACCGCGCATCACTCGGCGCGCGGCATTCTCGGTCTTCCCGGGGTCGGCCTGATCCTGTTTATCTCCTTCATGGTCATCAGCGGTCAGAGCCTGAGGCAGTCGTTCTACCCGCTGTACCTGCAAACCGTTGGGCTTCCGTCCACACTCATTGGTGTCATCATCGGGGCCGGCAGTCTCACCTCGATGCTCGTCCGGCCGTTTATTGGGCGTGCGGTCTCAGCGTTCGGGTACGCGGCGTTGTTGGCGGGAGCGACGGGCCTGGCGATGGTGTCGATCGGAATCACCCCGCTGATGATGTCCTTTGTGCCGCTTATGCTGGCCTCGGCCGGGCTCGGCGCGTCGACCGGGGTGACGCAACCGCTGACGATGAGCCTCATGGCCGACGCCGTGACCGCCGATCTCTGGGGGCTGGCGATGGGAATTCGGCAGACCGTGCAGCGCTTGGGGACGGTGGCGACCCCGATCGTGTTCGGCGTCCTCGTCACGAGGTATGGGATCGGGTCGTCGTTCTACTTGGGCGCGTTGACGATGGGGGCGGCCATGCTCGTCATCCTGCGATTCGAGCTGCCGATCGTGAGCCTCGAGGCGTCGGGTGATCGTCCGCGCATGGCCGAAGGAGACGGTGGATAGCGCAAGGGGTGGCGGGGACCGGGTCAGAAGTAACGCTGGATCATTAAGGGGGGATGGGAATGGCGCAACGCACGCTGGCCTCGATCCTGGCGGTCGCGCTCGTCGCGGTGATCGCGGCGGGGTGGCCGTCCGCGTCCGCCGTCGGACAGGTCGCCGGCACATTTCGCACGCCGCTCGGAGGTGAGCCCGCGACCCTCGACCCCTATTTCTCAGTGGACTCCTCCTCGGGACCGCTCACCGCCTTGATGTACACGACGCTGGTGGCCTTCGACAGCGGCGGGAGACTTGTGCCGGCCGGGGCGCGGAGCTGGGACATCTCGCCAAACGGGCTGATCTACACGTTCCACCTGCGCGACAATGTGAAGTTCCACGGCGGCCGCAAGGTGACCGCGGCGGACTGGAAGTGGTCGTTCGAGCGCATGGGAGATCCCACGCTCAAAGCGCTCGTCGCCGACGTGGTGTTGTCGGGGGTAACGGGGTACGACGCGTACCAGAAGGGCGCGGCCGAGATCGCGGGCCTCAAGGTTGTCGATCCCCAGACCCTGCAGCTCGTGCTCAACCCGTCGCACCGGGGAGGGTTCTTGAACCGCCTCGCCTACTACGCCGCCGTCGTTCTCGACAAGGACGTGGTCGAGAAGGGCGGCAAGGGATGGTTTGGAACCCGGGACGCCGGCTCCGGTCCATTCATCTTCAAAGAGTGGGTCCACAACTCCCGGATTACGCTGGCCGGGGACCCCAACTTCGCCCAGGGTCCGCCCAAGATCTCCCGCTTGGAACTGCCGATCGTGACGGAGGCGTCCACCCAGCTCTCCGAATACGTCTCGGGACAACTCGATCTCGTGCAGGTCCCGCTCGCGGACTTTCAACGCATCAAGGCGGATCCGGTGCTGAGCAAAGAGTTGTTTGTAGCGCCCCGCGCGCAGATCCTCTTCCTCGGGCTCAACGCCCGCGTCTACGAGGCCTTCAAGGACGCGCGGGTGCGGCGCGCCATCGCGATGGCCATCGACCGCGCCAAGATCG
This region of bacterium genomic DNA includes:
- a CDS encoding peptide ABC transporter substrate-binding protein, producing the protein MAQRTLASILAVALVAVIAAGWPSASAVGQVAGTFRTPLGGEPATLDPYFSVDSSSGPLTALMYTTLVAFDSGGRLVPAGARSWDISPNGLIYTFHLRDNVKFHGGRKVTAADWKWSFERMGDPTLKALVADVVLSGVTGYDAYQKGAAEIAGLKVVDPQTLQLVLNPSHRGGFLNRLAYYAAVVLDKDVVEKGGKGWFGTRDAGSGPFIFKEWVHNSRITLAGDPNFAQGPPKISRLELPIVTEASTQLSEYVSGQLDLVQVPLADFQRIKADPVLSKELFVAPRAQILFLGLNARVYEAFKDARVRRAIAMAIDRAKIAQTVFFGFYRPANSIVPPGIPGFYADYKGLPYDPAQAKKLLEEAGVAGKLPPLRIAMNPFTPIAQMAGEPIVAMLRANLGLDAQLEKTEFSNFIASLNKRTVYQSFLTGWSADYLDYSDYLDLLLDSRSVLDRVNYNNPEFDKLIDQANAAPTESRRIEIYHKAEALAVQDAQFVPLFFSQFAMLKKPYVQGLETTPMLSGWLPFTRVSVQK
- a CDS encoding MFS transporter; its protein translation is MNGERTGPAVIYIFSLTYVLVWNIATPFIPLYLTAHGATPTAVGIVVSLSGLLPLFFAVHVGALVDVHGPAPVGKWSVVTETIACAILAAVPGATGVAVGYALLGLGNLGLTVATQLAVAEFSPPASRARNYGYYSSWISAGMVLGPIVGGLLVDFRGYQAVFITVVALMIPSFVLAGLVKPRARSSLPATRVWTAHHSARGILGLPGVGLILFISFMVISGQSLRQSFYPLYLQTVGLPSTLIGVIIGAGSLTSMLVRPFIGRAVSAFGYAALLAGATGLAMVSIGITPLMMSFVPLMLASAGLGASTGVTQPLTMSLMADAVTADLWGLAMGIRQTVQRLGTVATPIVFGVLVTRYGIGSSFYLGALTMGAAMLVILRFELPIVSLEASGDRPRMAEGDGG
- a CDS encoding SDR family oxidoreductase, which produces MHLTDAVAIVTGGTGGLGRRICRSLAQHGVRVAVCYQHRGAEAEIVAREVRDLRGQAAPFQVDVLHADSVERLMADVLRVFGRVDILVNDAAYNKWIPFPQLTDLSLEDWNRILTTNLTGPFICSKAVAPIMKRQGGGRIVNVSSIAGFGPTGSSIAYAVSKAGLNHLTRCMAVALAPEILVNGVAPGFMEGTRMSENLAPQYRERATQGALLQRATDKDDVAALVVEFCRTDSITGQTLVVDAGRVFH
- the pelF gene encoding GT4 family glycosyltransferase PelF, with the translated sequence MKVLLSVSGTYPYFRGGVSVWAHQLITGLPAVEFRLTSIVSNPNVTPRFPLRRDVRLTTIPLWGVGRPEEFPGLPPRSVAARYRRVRVREFGRDFLAPYETVVTQCMRGAPDPWALGLALAGLSRFFRKVDFYATMRHPAVWDTFVRVLTSDPLFGRLSVMDTIGLCRRLERHLRVLTAPVERVDVAHAAVAGIAGVPAVLAKIVHGVPFLLTEHGVYYRERLLDLINEEGSTPQKVFLANFEHALVRLNYAFADLVTPVCHFNSRWEVAMGVPPAKVRVIYNGVDTTRFSPVREAPHSVPTVISVGRVDRLKDTLNFIEAMAYVHRRITQARCRIYGEATDPAYRQLCVARIKDLGLEHAVTLEQATQQPEAAYREADVVVSPSLSEGFPFGVIEAMACGKMVVATDVGGVREALEGCGVLVPPRSPKSLGMAIVAALQDDADRREYGARARDRAVQQYQLHQMIQAYQDVYQHLAVH
- a CDS encoding HD-GYP domain-containing protein — its product is MGTHLVEMGSPTREAQIEGPKLVNLVEQLRGELRVAYDDIIAGWARALDLRDQQAEGHTKRVAEWTVRLGRMIGMPDDELVHVYRGALLHDIGTMLVPDAILLKPGSLTEEEWQIVRRHPVYAYALLSPISHLRPALDIPYCHHEKWDGTGYPRGLKGDQIPLPARIFSVVDVWDALCSNRPYRDAWTREEAHEYICEHIGKDFDPQIVEMFLTMDLEITE